Proteins found in one Thalassomonas actiniarum genomic segment:
- a CDS encoding LLM class flavin-dependent oxidoreductase — MSEQVTKRAGRAPLKIHWRLCQGGEQQGQSYKAYGCGLQRTRHTMGQSPESGQVDLAQQLAFTREAEELGFDSLLVDFNLQKPDPILLALALGLQTQTIKFIIACRSGLMPPSYFVQKLNTLSQLIPGRFSLNVVAGHSPKEQHAYGDFLEHDQRFKRTEELLAICRQLWANSGEVDFSGEHYQLFNARVGTSFLSPGLNAPECFIAGSSPQALSLATGQGNTWISLARLPEDMAPLADQMLSAGKEVAIRLSVICRPTRAQAWAAAEHLVASGEESEAAVGAVKAAEKNFVQQSDSYGIKQCHQEANSDRSPWLSEILWNGAVKTHGATAIALVGSPQEIAQAIKAYQAIGVSQFIFSGWPQLDEMRIFAQRVLPLLMSQHAV, encoded by the coding sequence ATGTCTGAACAAGTGACCAAAAGAGCCGGCAGGGCCCCGTTAAAAATCCACTGGCGTCTTTGCCAGGGAGGGGAACAACAGGGGCAGTCTTATAAAGCTTACGGTTGTGGCTTGCAGCGAACCCGGCACACTATGGGACAATCCCCCGAAAGCGGTCAGGTGGATTTAGCGCAGCAACTGGCTTTTACCCGGGAAGCCGAAGAGCTGGGATTTGATTCCCTGCTGGTTGACTTTAATTTACAAAAGCCCGATCCCATCCTGTTAGCCCTGGCACTGGGTCTGCAAACGCAAACGATAAAGTTTATTATCGCCTGCCGCTCCGGGTTGATGCCGCCAAGTTATTTTGTTCAAAAGCTTAATACCTTGTCCCAATTGATCCCCGGGCGTTTTTCCCTGAATGTGGTGGCGGGCCACTCCCCGAAAGAGCAACATGCCTACGGGGACTTTCTTGAGCATGACCAGCGCTTTAAGCGTACCGAAGAATTGCTGGCCATTTGTCGGCAACTGTGGGCCAACAGCGGGGAGGTTGATTTTTCCGGTGAACATTATCAGCTTTTTAATGCCAGGGTCGGCACGTCTTTTTTATCCCCCGGTTTGAATGCTCCCGAATGTTTTATCGCCGGCAGTTCGCCGCAGGCATTATCACTTGCCACCGGGCAGGGGAATACCTGGATCAGCCTGGCAAGACTGCCTGAGGATATGGCGCCATTAGCGGATCAAATGCTCAGTGCCGGCAAAGAGGTGGCAATCCGTTTGTCGGTGATCTGCAGGCCAACCCGGGCACAGGCCTGGGCTGCTGCCGAGCATTTAGTGGCCTCAGGCGAGGAAAGTGAAGCCGCTGTCGGGGCGGTCAAAGCGGCAGAGAAAAATTTTGTCCAGCAAAGCGACTCCTATGGCATCAAGCAATGCCATCAGGAAGCAAACTCAGACAGGTCTCCCTGGCTCAGTGAAATATTATGGAATGGTGCGGTCAAGACCCATGGTGCTACCGCCATTGCCCTGGTGGGCTCACCGCAAGAGATCGCACAGGCCATTAAAGCGTACCAGGCAATTGGGGTGAGCCAGTTTATTTTTTCAGGCTGGCCCCAGCTAGACGAAATGCGGATTTTTGCTCAGCGGGTATTACCTTTACTGATGTCGCAACACGCGGTGTGA